One Methanobacterium sp. genomic region harbors:
- a CDS encoding 4-phosphopantoate--beta-alanine ligase yields MIPKSHPRYKSLLSRDKIVNAYKSGILADSGMIAHGRGEAFDYLIGEKTTETAEKAIEAAAAALILAKNPVISVNGNTTALVPEHVVKLAEVLDAKIEINLFYRTPERVKTIWKFLKDQGAGEILGTEKEDFKHIKGLDSPRGSVSPEGMYKADVILVPLEDGDRTEALVKEGKYVIAIDLNPLSRTAKTSSLTIVDNITRTMPCLTRKVNKLKAKNPDELKKLIDNFNNINNLKESLRIMLNSINEFE; encoded by the coding sequence ATGATACCAAAAAGCCATCCAAGATATAAATCTTTACTTTCAAGAGATAAAATTGTAAACGCCTATAAATCTGGAATTTTAGCCGATTCTGGAATGATAGCCCATGGAAGAGGAGAAGCTTTCGATTATTTAATTGGAGAAAAAACAACTGAAACTGCAGAAAAAGCTATAGAAGCAGCAGCTGCAGCTTTAATCCTTGCAAAAAATCCAGTTATATCTGTAAATGGTAACACTACTGCCCTTGTTCCAGAGCATGTTGTAAAATTAGCAGAAGTTTTAGATGCAAAAATTGAGATAAACCTTTTTTACAGAACTCCTGAAAGAGTTAAAACAATCTGGAAATTTTTAAAAGATCAGGGAGCTGGAGAAATTTTAGGTACAGAAAAGGAAGATTTCAAACATATTAAAGGCCTGGATAGTCCAAGGGGAAGCGTCAGCCCTGAAGGTATGTACAAAGCAGATGTAATTTTAGTTCCACTGGAAGATGGTGACAGAACAGAAGCACTGGTAAAAGAAGGTAAATATGTAATAGCTATAGACTTAAATCCATTATCACGGACAGCTAAAACCTCATCATTAACTATAGTCGACAATATTACAAGAACAATGCCGTGTCTTACCCGTAAAGTAAATAAACTTAAGGCTAAGAACCCAGATGAACTAAAAAAACTGATAGATAATTTTAACAATATTAATAACCTTAAAGAATCATTGAGGATTATGTTAAATTCCATTAATGAATTTGAATAA
- a CDS encoding ATPase domain-containing protein yields MERVKTGISVLDHITGGFPASRTMLLTGDAGSGKTIFGLHFAKNSCDQGLKTAYITTEEDAHDLNTQGNSFNWNLEKFQENGLLNFIELAGARAKVTEAAMSIDIGTMKGNFAKILQNIPEDIEVIILDSLGSYTAKLTPYEFRDRFDLLVYELKKRDITALVILDSATSHEFNELALFSVYGAIKLMKRENPYTGRRERVMDIVKMRSTKTPTQFMTYEINSNGIEILSSSEPK; encoded by the coding sequence TTGGAAAGAGTAAAAACAGGCATATCAGTATTAGATCACATTACCGGCGGATTTCCGGCAAGTAGGACTATGCTTCTTACAGGGGATGCAGGTTCCGGAAAAACAATATTTGGACTTCATTTTGCAAAAAACAGCTGTGATCAAGGACTTAAAACAGCATACATAACTACAGAAGAAGATGCTCATGATCTTAATACGCAGGGTAACTCTTTCAACTGGAATTTAGAAAAATTCCAGGAAAACGGTCTTTTAAATTTCATTGAACTGGCAGGAGCCAGAGCCAAGGTAACTGAGGCCGCAATGAGTATAGATATTGGTACTATGAAGGGCAACTTCGCTAAAATTCTACAAAATATTCCTGAAGATATTGAAGTCATTATTTTAGACAGCCTTGGAAGTTACACCGCTAAGTTAACACCTTACGAATTCAGAGACCGCTTCGATCTGCTGGTATATGAACTGAAAAAGAGGGACATTACTGCACTTGTGATACTTGACAGTGCTACTTCCCATGAATTCAATGAACTGGCATTATTTTCAGTTTATGGAGCTATAAAACTTATGAAACGTGAAAATCCATACACTGGCCGTAGAGAAAGAGTAATGGATATCGTAAAAATGAGGAGTACTAAAACACCTACTCAATTCATGACCTATGAAATAAATTCAAATGGAATTGAAATATTATCCAGTTCAGAACCTAAATAG
- a CDS encoding DUF2101 family protein, with the protein MNIFAKFGELIIRIFNFIGMLILAIPKIPSILRGINTNDIKDKVNSGSFKENLSKVKDTGLEIGEKGASKVSEMRNPQSSQLNDDAKEIQMHDTPLSGKFTSKEKERTVFKLQLISIGFLVVSVIYLFNFLSFIIFCILGILLVVYMVYLLRSKVKLMYPVDFNAYRDFFLMYIVAGIVLVVVSSNPNFIMAFSFEFFPYLTILIFAALLSVAVFLIFRIRYHRNYTYGTVVETSENTAYVKVEYDICSNVKPDMYFVTNSCGAGKGDEVKLQIKEKLLSTGGNKPVNIIEIIN; encoded by the coding sequence ATGAATATATTTGCCAAATTCGGTGAGTTAATCATAAGAATATTTAATTTTATTGGAATGCTAATTTTAGCAATACCCAAAATCCCTTCTATTTTGAGGGGTATTAACACTAACGATATTAAAGATAAGGTTAATTCGGGGTCTTTTAAAGAAAATTTGTCTAAAGTAAAAGATACAGGTCTTGAGATTGGTGAAAAAGGGGCTTCAAAGGTTTCTGAAATGAGAAATCCTCAAAGTTCTCAATTAAATGATGATGCTAAAGAAATTCAGATGCATGATACACCATTATCTGGAAAATTTACTTCAAAAGAAAAGGAAAGAACCGTATTTAAACTTCAACTAATTTCTATAGGTTTTTTAGTTGTATCTGTAATTTATCTATTTAATTTTCTGTCTTTCATTATTTTCTGTATTCTTGGAATTCTATTAGTTGTATACATGGTATATCTGCTGCGGTCTAAGGTTAAATTAATGTATCCTGTAGACTTTAATGCTTACCGTGACTTTTTTTTAATGTATATTGTGGCAGGCATAGTCTTAGTCGTAGTCAGCAGTAATCCAAACTTTATCATGGCGTTTTCATTCGAATTTTTCCCATATCTTACAATTCTGATTTTTGCAGCTTTATTATCTGTGGCTGTTTTTTTAATTTTCAGAATAAGGTATCATCGAAATTACACATATGGGACTGTAGTTGAAACCAGTGAAAATACAGCCTATGTGAAAGTAGAATATGATATATGTTCTAATGTGAAGCCTGATATGTACTTTGTAACTAACAGCTGTGGTGCTGGTAAGGGAGACGAAGTTAAACTTCAAATAAAAGAAAAACTATTAAGCACTGGTGGAAATAAGCCGGTTAATATAATTGAGATTATAAATTAA
- a CDS encoding TIGR00289 family protein yields the protein MKAAVLFSGGKDSTMAAYSALKEGHEVEYLVSVFSDNPASYMFHVANIHITELSAEAMGIKLIKKVTKGIKEEELEDLKNILIELKDKGIEAIYSGALFSVYQKSRIDALCEELGLESCAPLWHRDPTEYMEEILDLGFEVIITSVAAEGFDESWLGRKVDKDSLLEIIELNKKYKIHIGFEGGEAETLVLDGPIFNKKIKVMESENIWEGDSGYFLIKKAELEDK from the coding sequence ATGAAAGCAGCAGTTCTTTTTTCAGGGGGTAAAGACAGTACAATGGCAGCATACAGTGCCCTTAAGGAGGGACATGAGGTAGAGTATCTTGTCTCTGTATTTTCTGATAATCCTGCATCGTACATGTTCCATGTTGCAAATATACATATTACAGAACTTTCAGCTGAAGCAATGGGAATAAAGCTCATTAAAAAGGTTACAAAGGGCATTAAAGAAGAGGAATTAGAAGATCTTAAAAATATTTTAATTGAATTGAAAGATAAAGGAATTGAAGCTATTTATTCAGGTGCTCTTTTTTCTGTATATCAAAAGTCAAGAATAGATGCACTCTGTGAAGAGTTAGGGCTTGAATCATGCGCGCCACTATGGCATAGAGATCCTACAGAGTACATGGAAGAGATCCTCGACCTTGGATTTGAGGTTATAATAACAAGTGTAGCTGCTGAAGGCTTTGATGAATCATGGCTTGGTAGAAAAGTTGATAAAGACTCTCTCCTTGAGATTATTGAACTAAATAAAAAATATAAAATACACATTGGCTTTGAAGGCGGTGAAGCTGAAACTCTTGTTTTAGACGGTCCTATCTTTAATAAAAAAATTAAAGTGATGGAATCAGAAAATATTTGGGAAGGAGACAGCGGTTACTTTTTAATAAAAAAAGCAGAGTTAGAGGATAAATAA
- a CDS encoding A24 family peptidase C-terminal domain-containing protein, whose amino-acid sequence MVFDIPLVCTFIAIIACLYASYTDLKSGIIQNKLTFSLIGLGIALNAVYAFMINDIWFIVTGVVFTAVIFALGYIFWKLGAWAGGDVKLFTALAALLPFYPLTLSYNIWGAAFPIVSIYGFPITLIINSLLSILPFLLIYVLFIAIRRKPYLVDELLAPVKEYKKNIVLALVTTAAVSLTYLILPYLPYKTIIVSLVLIFVLSLVISKLPNIIKAVILSVFTAFALYTNIKVTVIGIVAIFLSITAIGIIRKLITSVNRKALQDDYEISDLKEGMIPAYNIYERTDEVYVDDKGFFDKIKESLKNGDPTAGITAHKGKLLISSMAAGLTEDDITLLKKLFEENKIDPKIKIKRGVPFAPSILIGLLISLFIGDLAVILQKILYVILY is encoded by the coding sequence ATGGTTTTCGATATACCTTTAGTCTGTACATTCATAGCAATTATAGCATGTTTGTATGCAAGTTATACAGATTTAAAATCTGGAATTATCCAGAATAAACTTACTTTCTCATTAATTGGATTAGGAATTGCATTAAATGCAGTATATGCATTTATGATTAATGATATCTGGTTTATTGTAACTGGTGTAGTATTTACAGCGGTGATCTTTGCTCTGGGCTACATTTTCTGGAAATTAGGGGCATGGGCAGGTGGAGATGTTAAATTATTTACAGCACTGGCAGCTTTACTCCCTTTTTATCCATTAACGTTAAGTTACAATATATGGGGTGCAGCTTTCCCAATTGTTTCTATCTATGGGTTCCCTATTACTCTTATAATAAATAGTTTGCTTTCTATACTTCCTTTTCTCCTAATTTACGTGTTATTTATAGCAATACGGAGGAAACCTTATCTCGTAGACGAATTATTGGCTCCAGTTAAAGAATATAAAAAGAATATTGTACTGGCGCTGGTTACAACAGCAGCAGTTTCATTGACATACCTCATACTGCCTTATTTACCCTATAAAACAATAATAGTTTCATTAGTTCTTATATTTGTTTTATCACTCGTCATTTCAAAGCTGCCGAATATAATAAAAGCAGTTATTTTATCTGTTTTTACAGCTTTTGCATTATACACAAATATAAAAGTAACTGTAATTGGTATAGTTGCTATATTCTTATCAATAACAGCTATTGGAATTATTAGAAAATTGATTACATCGGTAAATAGAAAAGCTCTCCAGGACGACTATGAAATTTCTGATTTAAAAGAAGGGATGATACCGGCTTATAATATCTATGAAAGAACAGACGAAGTTTATGTTGATGATAAAGGTTTTTTTGATAAAATAAAAGAATCTTTAAAAAATGGGGATCCTACTGCTGGAATCACTGCCCATAAAGGTAAACTTTTAATAAGTTCCATGGCAGCAGGTTTAACTGAAGATGATATAACTCTTCTTAAAAAGTTATTTGAAGAAAATAAAATAGATCCTAAAATTAAAATCAAAAGGGGAGTGCCATTTGCGCCATCAATCTTGATAGGCCTTTTAATTTCTCTATTTATTGGAGATTTAGCTGTTATACTTCAGAAAATATTATATGTAATACTATATTGA
- a CDS encoding M42 family metallopeptidase, with amino-acid sequence MKDILEKLSNAAGVSGFEENIREIITDEVKDHVDEIETDNLGNLIMVKKGKENGKKIMLAAHMDEIGLMVRHIDKEGFIKFSKIGGINDQMLLNQEVYIHTDNGKVLGVLGSKPPHRMKAAERKKAVEYENMFIDIGAKDKEEAEKIVNVGDVVTIKREFSTLRGSIVAGKAFDNRVGCLVLIEVMKRIKSDATIYAVGTVQEEVGLKGAKTSAFKINPDLAIALDVTISGDHPGIKEDEAPAKLGGGPAIILTDASGRGIITHPKVKKLLIEAAEREEIPYQLEVSEGGTTDATAIHLTREGIPTGVLSAPTRYIHTPVEVVDLDDVENTIKLLVAALENA; translated from the coding sequence ATGAAAGATATATTAGAAAAATTATCAAATGCAGCTGGAGTATCCGGTTTTGAAGAAAATATTCGAGAAATTATAACAGATGAAGTAAAAGACCATGTGGACGAAATCGAAACCGATAATCTTGGTAACCTCATAATGGTTAAAAAAGGGAAGGAAAATGGGAAAAAGATAATGCTTGCAGCCCATATGGATGAAATCGGTTTAATGGTAAGGCACATTGACAAAGAAGGGTTCATTAAATTCTCTAAAATTGGGGGAATAAATGACCAGATGCTTCTAAATCAGGAAGTTTACATCCACACAGATAACGGGAAAGTTCTGGGGGTTTTAGGTTCAAAACCACCCCACAGGATGAAAGCAGCAGAGAGAAAAAAGGCTGTTGAATATGAAAATATGTTTATAGACATCGGGGCAAAGGACAAAGAAGAAGCAGAAAAAATAGTCAATGTTGGAGATGTAGTAACAATCAAACGCGAATTTTCCACACTTAGAGGTTCTATTGTTGCAGGGAAAGCATTTGATAATAGGGTAGGTTGTTTAGTGCTTATTGAAGTTATGAAAAGGATTAAAAGCGACGCTACTATATATGCTGTTGGAACTGTACAGGAAGAAGTTGGACTTAAAGGAGCAAAAACTTCAGCATTTAAAATAAATCCTGATTTAGCTATAGCTTTAGATGTTACAATATCTGGAGACCACCCCGGAATTAAGGAAGATGAAGCCCCTGCAAAACTTGGAGGCGGACCTGCTATAATTTTAACTGATGCCAGTGGAAGAGGTATAATAACCCACCCTAAAGTCAAAAAGCTCCTTATTGAAGCAGCGGAAAGAGAAGAAATTCCATATCAGCTTGAAGTAAGTGAAGGCGGTACTACAGACGCAACAGCAATTCACCTTACAAGGGAAGGAATTCCTACAGGTGTTTTATCAGCTCCAACAAGGTATATTCACACACCAGTTGAAGTCGTAGATCTTGATGATGTTGAAAACACTATAAAATTACTGGTAGCTGCACTTGAAAATGCTTAA
- a CDS encoding peptidase, protein MDLEPGWEKKALIVLGIIFVIIAVYAFNPFHSNSDVEYQNGSADDGVVTPAAPVVTANNSTANNTTANVTNNSTFQISADVAKNIAAGANPGYTAGQPTQSNVTINNTVMAVWVVPLTQGSTSKKVYVDLSTGTVVGSA, encoded by the coding sequence ATGGATCTAGAACCTGGATGGGAAAAAAAAGCTTTAATTGTATTAGGTATAATTTTTGTTATTATTGCAGTTTATGCATTTAATCCGTTTCACAGTAATTCGGATGTAGAGTATCAAAATGGATCTGCAGATGATGGAGTTGTAACACCTGCAGCTCCTGTTGTGACTGCTAATAATTCTACAGCAAACAATACTACAGCTAATGTAACAAATAACAGCACATTTCAGATATCTGCAGATGTAGCTAAGAATATAGCTGCAGGAGCTAATCCTGGATATACCGCAGGGCAACCAACTCAAAGCAATGTTACTATAAATAACACTGTAATGGCTGTGTGGGTTGTTCCTTTAACACAGGGCTCCACATCAAAGAAGGTTTATGTTGATTTATCCACGGGGACAGTAGTTGGAAGTGCATAA
- a CDS encoding cofactor-independent phosphoglycerate mutase — translation MKYVVVIGDGMADYPLEELNNKTVLQASVIPNMDFIASNGTNGLLKTVPEGMLPGSDVANLSIMGYDPKKYYTGRGPLEAASIGADLQNGEVAFRCNFITSKDGKLADFNANHISTEEAKELIGTLNQEFGEVGKFYLGVSYRHLFVMDNAEFASLKSTPPHDVVGEGIEENLLKPYDDKNAELLNKVMCDSVKILEDHPVNKKRTANGKYPANMIWLWGQGTKPNMVPFADKYGLEGATITGVDLIKGLGSYLGLTNVDVPGATGYFDTDYTQKANYAVNALNDHDLVFVHVEAPDEAGHAGDITEKIKAIESIDEKIIGKLLDELPKFDNYAISILPDHATPISLKTHTTDAIPYAMCSTNEVKDNVNQYNEFSAKMGSLGTIEGHKFMKSFLDI, via the coding sequence ATGAAATACGTAGTTGTAATAGGAGATGGAATGGCAGATTATCCCCTTGAAGAATTAAATAATAAAACCGTTCTTCAAGCTTCTGTGATTCCCAATATGGATTTTATAGCATCTAATGGTACAAATGGATTACTTAAAACCGTTCCTGAAGGTATGCTGCCGGGGTCTGATGTTGCAAACCTTTCGATAATGGGTTATGACCCTAAAAAATATTATACTGGAAGAGGGCCGCTTGAAGCGGCAAGTATAGGTGCTGATCTTCAAAATGGGGAAGTTGCTTTTAGATGTAATTTTATAACAAGTAAAGATGGAAAATTAGCAGATTTTAATGCAAATCATATTTCTACAGAAGAAGCAAAGGAGCTTATAGGCACTTTAAATCAGGAATTTGGAGAAGTTGGGAAATTTTACCTTGGTGTAAGTTACAGGCATTTGTTTGTAATGGATAATGCTGAATTTGCTTCGTTAAAATCCACTCCTCCTCACGATGTAGTTGGAGAAGGCATTGAAGAAAACCTTCTAAAGCCTTATGATGATAAAAATGCTGAATTGTTAAATAAAGTCATGTGTGACTCAGTGAAAATACTGGAAGATCATCCTGTTAATAAAAAAAGAACTGCAAATGGTAAGTATCCTGCAAATATGATATGGTTATGGGGACAGGGAACTAAACCTAATATGGTTCCATTTGCTGACAAATATGGATTAGAAGGTGCCACAATAACTGGTGTGGACCTTATAAAAGGCCTTGGATCTTATCTTGGACTGACTAATGTTGATGTGCCGGGAGCAACTGGATATTTTGACACTGATTACACTCAAAAGGCAAATTATGCAGTAAATGCATTAAATGACCATGATTTAGTGTTTGTTCATGTTGAAGCTCCGGATGAAGCAGGCCATGCTGGTGACATCACAGAAAAGATCAAAGCTATAGAAAGTATAGATGAAAAGATCATTGGAAAACTTCTTGATGAGCTTCCAAAATTTGATAATTATGCTATTTCTATACTGCCTGATCATGCGACCCCTATATCTCTTAAAACACATACAACTGATGCAATTCCATATGCAATGTGCTCTACAAATGAAGTTAAAGATAATGTCAACCAGTATAATGAATTTTCAGCAAAAATGGGTTCTTTGGGCACCATTGAAGGGCATAAATTTATGAAAAGTTTTTTGGATATTTAA
- a CDS encoding RNA-binding domain-containing protein: MNCKIYAKTELNPTEDIDKVTKTLKNMFDYDDMEIGENYILVSGEEESITNLRKELRERKIRSVARKMMLKGISANKIHFKLSKQAAFVGVPNFVEDDLSPLGEIDVEIETDDVQRFIDWIAPEIKSV, from the coding sequence ATGAACTGTAAGATATATGCTAAGACTGAATTGAATCCCACAGAAGATATTGACAAAGTCACCAAAACTTTAAAAAACATGTTTGATTATGATGATATGGAAATAGGAGAAAATTATATCCTTGTATCTGGTGAAGAAGAATCAATTACAAATTTACGTAAGGAACTCAGGGAAAGGAAAATCAGAAGTGTTGCCAGGAAAATGATGTTAAAAGGAATTAGTGCAAATAAAATTCATTTCAAATTAAGTAAACAGGCAGCATTCGTTGGGGTTCCAAATTTTGTAGAAGATGATCTATCTCCACTGGGAGAAATTGACGTTGAAATTGAAACTGATGATGTTCAAAGATTTATAGACTGGATCGCTCCAGAAATTAAAAGTGTCTAA
- a CDS encoding class III signal peptide-containing protein: MIMDRRGQISLEFVLILAIMAVIVGAIGWYAGNANEQNVITSAVRSAADNATTTLAMLNRTMKPVTVKDITTTTNGNNITLQVDISGSLSTNQNQIIKSSILSSIASQGYNVTSNTIVTNKHVYTIKVV, encoded by the coding sequence ATGATAATGGATCGACGAGGACAAATATCATTAGAATTCGTTCTTATACTTGCTATTATGGCAGTAATTGTAGGTGCTATTGGTTGGTATGCAGGAAATGCAAACGAACAAAACGTTATAACATCAGCAGTAAGATCTGCAGCAGATAATGCAACAACTACCCTTGCTATGTTAAATAGAACCATGAAACCTGTAACAGTCAAAGATATAACCACAACTACTAATGGAAATAATATAACACTCCAAGTAGATATCAGTGGTTCGCTTTCCACTAACCAAAATCAAATCATAAAAAGCAGCATACTATCTTCAATAGCCTCCCAGGGGTACAATGTGACCAGCAACACCATTGTAACAAATAAACATGTATACACAATTAAAGTAGTGTAA
- a CDS encoding nucleoside monophosphate kinase: protein MQVIGVTGLPGSGKSIVARVAKSMNVNIIRMGDVIRDEAVKRNAEIGETAVKLREEYGDYVVAERCVELIKEHSKDETAECELKFIIEGIRSPYEVKIFKKNFKTFKIIAIHSSPKTRFNRLKRRKREDDSSNVAEFKKRDDRELKFGIGNVIATSDYMIVNEGPVWKFKNSIRSILKNEVKKH from the coding sequence ATGCAGGTAATAGGAGTAACAGGACTACCAGGATCAGGTAAGAGCATCGTAGCAAGAGTTGCAAAGAGTATGAATGTCAATATAATACGAATGGGCGATGTTATAAGAGATGAAGCAGTAAAAAGAAACGCTGAGATTGGGGAAACTGCAGTTAAACTACGTGAAGAGTATGGTGACTATGTAGTTGCAGAAAGATGTGTAGAACTGATTAAAGAGCATTCAAAAGATGAAACTGCAGAATGTGAATTAAAATTTATAATTGAAGGTATAAGAAGCCCGTATGAAGTAAAAATATTTAAGAAAAATTTTAAAACATTTAAAATTATTGCTATTCATTCCAGCCCTAAAACACGTTTTAACAGGTTAAAAAGAAGAAAAAGAGAAGATGATTCCAGTAATGTGGCAGAATTCAAAAAAAGGGACGATAGAGAACTTAAATTTGGAATAGGTAATGTTATAGCCACATCAGATTATATGATAGTAAATGAAGGGCCAGTCTGGAAGTTTAAAAATTCAATACGCAGCATATTAAAAAATGAGGTTAAAAAACACTGA
- the pyrG gene encoding CTP synthase (glutamine hydrolyzing), which yields MSKYIVVTGGVVSSIGKGITAASIGRILRSYGIDVTAIKIDPYLNWDSGTLNPYQHGEVFVTEDGMETDLDLGHYERFLDVELSGDSNITTGKVYSSVIDKERKGDYLGSCVQIIPHITDEIKSMIRKISNKSDADVVLVEIGGTVGDIESQPFLEAVRQLRNEEGHDNVMFVHVTYVPYLNAAGEFKTKPTQHSTKELRSTGIIPDMIICRSELSIDAPLKQKIAHFCDVERNAVINCPDVSSIYEVPLILSKENVGEYVLKRLKMETRQPDLKDWQKIVKSLKKEEPVVNIGIIGKYVELEDAYISIRESLKHAAASIGVKVNIDWINAGDSFDTNKLGGLDGLLIPGGFGERGISGKLEAVKYSIEQKVPLFGICLGMQCMVIEFARLNGFEDANSTEFDPETKNPVIDIMPEQIKVEYMGGTMRLGSYPCNVKTGTQAYEAYQKKSVDERHRHRFEFNNEYREILQEKGLIISGVSPNDLLVEMIELKDHPWFLGCQFHPEFKSRPNNAHPIFVSFMNASFENKKNKS from the coding sequence CTGTCAAAATATATAGTGGTAACTGGTGGAGTTGTAAGTTCAATCGGAAAAGGAATAACTGCAGCATCAATTGGTAGGATATTAAGGTCATATGGAATTGATGTAACTGCAATAAAAATAGATCCTTATTTAAACTGGGATTCAGGAACACTTAATCCGTATCAACATGGAGAAGTGTTTGTTACAGAAGACGGTATGGAAACTGATTTAGATTTAGGGCATTATGAAAGGTTTTTAGACGTAGAACTCTCCGGTGATTCTAATATAACTACAGGTAAAGTTTATTCATCTGTTATTGATAAAGAAAGGAAAGGAGATTATCTTGGATCATGCGTACAGATAATTCCACATATAACTGACGAAATTAAGTCAATGATAAGAAAAATTTCAAACAAAAGCGATGCAGATGTAGTTTTAGTGGAAATAGGCGGAACTGTTGGAGATATAGAAAGTCAGCCGTTTTTAGAAGCTGTGAGACAGCTGCGTAATGAAGAGGGGCATGACAATGTAATGTTTGTCCATGTAACCTATGTACCTTACCTGAATGCTGCTGGTGAATTTAAAACTAAACCTACCCAGCACAGTACTAAAGAATTAAGAAGTACTGGTATTATTCCAGATATGATAATTTGCAGGTCTGAGTTATCTATTGATGCTCCCCTAAAACAAAAAATAGCTCATTTTTGTGACGTTGAAAGAAATGCTGTTATAAATTGTCCTGATGTTAGTTCAATTTATGAAGTTCCTTTAATTTTAAGTAAAGAAAATGTAGGGGAATATGTACTTAAAAGATTAAAAATGGAAACTCGACAGCCAGACCTTAAAGACTGGCAAAAAATTGTGAAGTCCTTAAAAAAAGAGGAGCCAGTAGTAAATATAGGAATTATAGGAAAGTATGTGGAGCTTGAAGATGCTTATATAAGTATTAGAGAGTCTTTAAAACATGCAGCGGCGAGTATTGGTGTTAAAGTTAATATAGACTGGATAAATGCCGGAGATTCATTTGATACCAATAAACTTGGGGGATTGGATGGACTACTTATACCTGGAGGTTTTGGTGAAAGAGGTATTTCAGGAAAACTAGAGGCAGTAAAATATTCAATAGAGCAGAAAGTCCCACTATTTGGAATTTGCCTTGGAATGCAGTGTATGGTAATTGAATTTGCAAGATTAAATGGTTTTGAAGATGCAAACAGTACTGAATTTGATCCAGAGACTAAAAATCCTGTTATTGACATCATGCCTGAACAGATAAAAGTTGAATATATGGGCGGGACAATGAGGCTTGGTTCTTATCCATGTAATGTTAAAACTGGAACACAAGCATATGAAGCATATCAAAAAAAGTCTGTGGATGAACGGCATAGGCATAGATTTGAATTCAACAATGAATACCGTGAAATATTGCAGGAAAAAGGTTTAATAATTTCAGGCGTATCTCCTAATGATTTACTTGTTGAAATGATAGAGCTTAAAGATCATCCGTGGTTTTTAGGCTGTCAGTTCCATCCAGAATTTAAATCAAGACCAAATAATGCTCATCCTATCTTTGTATCATTTATGAATGCCTCATTTGAAAATAAAAAGAATAAATCTTAG